A stretch of Streptococcus sp. oral taxon 061 DNA encodes these proteins:
- the carB gene encoding carbamoyl-phosphate synthase large subunit, with the protein MPKRTDIQKIMVIGSGPIIIGQAAEFDYAGTQACLSLKEEGYEVVLVNSNPATIMTDKEIADKVYIEPITLEFVTRILRKERPDALLPTLGGQTGLNMAMELSKNGILDELGVELLGTKLSAIDQAEDRDLFKQLMEELKQPIPESEIVNTVEEAVAFAATIGYPVIVRPAFTLGGTGGGMCANEAELREIAENGLKLSPVTQCLIERSIAGFKEIEYEVMRDSADNALVVCNMENFDPVGIHTGDSIVFAPAQTMSDYENQMLRDASLSIIRALKIEGGCNVQLALDPHSFKYYVIEVNPRVSRSSALASKATGYPIAKLAAKIAVGLTLDEVINPVTGSTYAMFEPALDYVVAKIPRFPFDKFEKGERRLGTQMKATGEVMAIGRNIEESLLKACRSLEIGVHHNEMPELADVSDDALIEKVVKAQDDRLFYVSEAIRRGYTPEEIADLTKIDIFYLDKLLHIFEIEQELGAHPQDVDVLKTAKLNGFSDRKIAELWGTTADQVRQLRLENKIVPVYKMVDTCAAEFESETPYFYSTYGWENESIKSDKESVLVLGSGPIRIGQGVEFDYATVHSVKAIQAAGYEAIIMNSNPETVSTDFSVSDKLYFEPLTFEDVMNVIDLEQPKGVIVQFGGQTAINLAEPLAKAGVTILGTQVADLDRAEDRDLFEQALKDLDIPQPPGQTATNEEEAVLAARKIGFPVLVRPSYVLGGRAMEIVENEDDLRSYMRTAVKASPDHPVLVDSYIVGQECEVDAISDGQNVLIPGIMEHIERAGVHSGDSMAVYPPQTLSQKVQETIADYTKRLAIGLNCLGMMNIQFVIKDEKVYVIEVNPRASRTVPFLSKVTNIPMAQVATKLILGQSLEELGYQDGLYPESTRVHIKAPVFSFTKLAKVDSLLGPEMKSTGEVMGSDTTLEKALYKAFEASYLHLPTFGNVVFTIADDAKEEALDLARRFQNIGYGILATEGTAEFFASHGLQAQLVGKIGDDEHDIPSYVRKGKIQAIINTVGTKRTADEDGEQIRRSAIEHGVPLFTALDTADAMLKVLESRSFVTEAI; encoded by the coding sequence ATGCCTAAACGTACTGATATTCAAAAAATTATGGTGATTGGTTCTGGTCCAATTATTATTGGTCAGGCTGCTGAGTTTGACTATGCTGGAACTCAGGCCTGCTTGTCTTTGAAAGAAGAAGGCTACGAGGTTGTCTTGGTGAACTCAAACCCTGCAACCATCATGACTGATAAGGAAATTGCAGACAAGGTTTACATCGAGCCAATCACACTTGAGTTTGTGACTCGTATTCTCCGTAAGGAACGTCCAGATGCCTTGCTTCCAACTCTTGGAGGTCAAACAGGGCTTAACATGGCTATGGAGTTGTCTAAAAATGGTATCCTAGATGAACTTGGTGTCGAACTTCTAGGGACTAAATTGTCTGCCATTGACCAAGCTGAAGACCGTGATCTCTTTAAACAATTGATGGAAGAGCTGAAACAACCGATTCCAGAATCAGAAATTGTAAATACAGTTGAAGAAGCTGTTGCCTTTGCTGCGACGATTGGATACCCAGTTATCGTCCGTCCTGCCTTTACTCTAGGTGGTACTGGTGGTGGTATGTGTGCCAACGAAGCAGAATTGCGAGAGATTGCTGAAAATGGTTTGAAGTTGTCACCTGTTACCCAGTGTTTGATTGAACGTTCCATTGCTGGTTTCAAGGAAATTGAGTATGAAGTCATGCGTGACTCAGCTGATAATGCCCTTGTTGTTTGTAACATGGAAAACTTTGACCCTGTCGGGATTCACACAGGGGATTCTATCGTATTTGCGCCTGCGCAAACCATGTCCGACTATGAAAACCAAATGCTTCGTGATGCTAGCTTAAGCATTATCCGCGCTCTCAAGATTGAAGGTGGATGTAACGTTCAGTTAGCTCTTGATCCACACAGCTTTAAGTACTATGTCATCGAAGTAAATCCTCGTGTATCTCGTTCTTCAGCTCTTGCCTCTAAGGCAACAGGTTATCCAATTGCTAAATTGGCTGCTAAGATTGCGGTAGGGTTGACCTTGGATGAAGTTATTAACCCAGTTACAGGTTCAACTTATGCCATGTTTGAACCAGCCCTTGACTATGTGGTGGCTAAGATTCCACGTTTCCCATTTGACAAGTTTGAAAAAGGGGAACGTCGTCTTGGTACCCAGATGAAGGCAACTGGAGAAGTTATGGCCATCGGTCGGAACATCGAGGAATCTCTCCTTAAAGCTTGTCGCTCTCTAGAAATCGGTGTCCATCATAATGAAATGCCTGAGCTTGCAGATGTTTCAGATGATGCCTTGATTGAAAAAGTTGTCAAGGCTCAAGATGACCGTCTCTTCTACGTATCAGAAGCTATTCGTCGTGGTTATACACCAGAAGAGATTGCTGACTTAACTAAGATTGATATTTTCTACCTTGATAAACTCTTGCATATTTTTGAGATTGAACAAGAATTGGGCGCACATCCTCAGGATGTCGATGTCTTGAAAACAGCAAAACTCAATGGTTTCTCAGATCGTAAAATCGCAGAACTTTGGGGAACTACAGCTGATCAAGTTCGCCAACTTCGTTTAGAAAACAAGATTGTCCCAGTTTACAAGATGGTAGATACTTGTGCCGCAGAATTTGAATCAGAAACTCCGTACTTCTACTCAACATATGGATGGGAAAATGAGTCTATCAAGTCTGATAAGGAATCTGTACTTGTCCTAGGTTCTGGCCCAATCCGTATCGGTCAAGGGGTAGAGTTTGACTACGCAACTGTTCACTCTGTTAAGGCAATCCAAGCTGCTGGCTACGAAGCCATCATTATGAACTCAAACCCAGAGACAGTTTCAACAGACTTCTCTGTATCTGATAAACTCTACTTTGAACCATTAACGTTCGAAGATGTTATGAATGTTATCGACTTAGAGCAACCAAAAGGTGTTATCGTTCAATTTGGTGGTCAAACAGCTATCAACCTTGCGGAGCCATTAGCAAAAGCTGGTGTGACTATCCTTGGTACTCAAGTTGCGGACTTGGACCGTGCGGAAGACCGTGACCTCTTCGAACAAGCCCTCAAAGACTTGGATATTCCACAACCTCCTGGACAAACAGCAACCAATGAAGAAGAAGCAGTACTTGCTGCACGTAAAATTGGTTTCCCAGTTCTCGTTCGCCCTTCATATGTTTTGGGTGGACGTGCTATGGAAATCGTTGAGAATGAAGATGATCTCCGTTCTTACATGCGTACTGCGGTTAAGGCAAGTCCAGACCACCCTGTTCTTGTTGACTCTTATATCGTCGGACAAGAGTGTGAAGTCGATGCCATTTCAGACGGACAAAATGTCCTCATTCCTGGTATCATGGAGCATATCGAACGCGCTGGTGTCCACTCAGGTGACTCCATGGCGGTTTATCCTCCTCAAACCTTGTCGCAAAAAGTGCAAGAAACGATTGCAGACTACACCAAACGTCTTGCAATTGGCCTCAACTGTCTTGGTATGATGAACATTCAGTTTGTTATAAAGGATGAGAAAGTATACGTCATTGAAGTAAACCCTCGTGCCAGTCGTACCGTTCCGTTCCTTTCAAAAGTAACCAATATCCCTATGGCACAGGTAGCGACTAAGCTAATTCTCGGTCAAAGTCTTGAAGAGCTTGGTTACCAAGATGGGCTTTACCCAGAAAGCACTCGCGTTCATATCAAGGCGCCAGTATTCTCCTTTACCAAGCTAGCTAAGGTAGACAGCCTTCTTGGCCCTGAAATGAAGTCAACAGGGGAAGTCATGGGTTCTGATACCACTCTTGAAAAAGCTCTCTACAAGGCCTTTGAAGCTTCTTATCTTCACTTACCAACCTTTGGTAATGTTGTCTTCACCATCGCGGATGATGCAAAAGAAGAAGCTTTGGATTTAGCTCGTCGTTTCCAAAATATTGGCTACGGAATCCTTGCTACTGAAGGAACTGCAGAGTTCTTTGCAAGTCATGGATTGCAGGCTCAACTCGTTGGAAAGATTGGTGATGATGAACACGATATTCCAAGCTACGTCCGCAAAGGAAAAATTCAAGCTATCATCAACACAGTTGGTACCAAACGGACAGCTGATGAAGATGGTGAACAAATCAGACGTTCAGCAATTGAACATGGAGTTCCTCTCTTTACAGCTCTAGACACAGCAGATGCCATGCTAAAAGTATTAGAAAGCAGAAGTTTTGTCACAGAAGCGATTTAA
- a CDS encoding carbamoyl phosphate synthase small subunit — MTKRLLVLEDGTVFEGKAFGADIDVTGEIVFNTGMTGYQESITDQSYNGQILTFTYPLVGNYGINRDDYESISPTCKGVVVFEEARRASNWRNQMTLDEFLKAKKIPGISGIDTRALTKIIRKHGTMRATLTHAGDSMDHVADQLQATVLPTDNIRQVSTKTSYPAPGVGLSVVLVDFGLKHSILRELSKRDCNVTVVPYTTTAEEILHLNPDGVMLSNGPGNPEDVPEALDMIRGILGKIPIFGICMGHQLFAMANGAKTYKMKFGHRGFNHAVREIATGRVDFTSQNHGYAVSREDLPEHLIITHEEINDKSVEGVRHRYLPGFSVQFHPDAAPGPHDASYLFDEFIEMMEAFKQAN; from the coding sequence ATGACAAAACGACTTCTAGTTTTAGAAGATGGCACAGTTTTTGAAGGTAAAGCCTTCGGTGCAGATATTGATGTAACAGGGGAAATCGTCTTTAATACAGGGATGACAGGCTATCAAGAATCCATTACAGACCAGTCTTATAATGGGCAAATCTTGACCTTCACTTATCCATTGGTGGGGAATTATGGGATTAACCGTGATGATTACGAATCTATCAGTCCTACTTGTAAGGGAGTTGTAGTTTTCGAAGAGGCACGTAGAGCAAGTAACTGGCGGAATCAAATGACCTTGGATGAATTCCTAAAAGCAAAGAAAATTCCTGGTATTTCAGGAATTGATACTCGTGCTCTTACAAAGATTATCCGTAAACATGGAACCATGCGAGCAACCTTGACACACGCTGGAGACAGTATGGATCATGTTGCTGATCAACTTCAAGCGACTGTTTTACCGACTGATAATATCAGACAAGTTTCTACCAAGACTTCTTATCCAGCTCCAGGGGTTGGTTTGAGTGTTGTTCTAGTAGACTTTGGTCTTAAGCATTCTATTTTACGAGAACTTTCAAAACGTGATTGTAACGTAACTGTAGTTCCATACACAACTACAGCTGAGGAAATCCTACATTTGAATCCTGATGGAGTTATGTTGTCAAATGGTCCGGGAAATCCAGAAGATGTACCAGAAGCACTTGATATGATTCGTGGTATTCTAGGGAAGATTCCAATCTTTGGTATTTGTATGGGTCACCAACTCTTTGCCATGGCAAATGGTGCAAAGACTTACAAGATGAAGTTTGGTCACCGTGGCTTTAACCATGCAGTTCGAGAAATTGCAACTGGGCGCGTGGACTTCACAAGTCAAAATCATGGTTACGCCGTTAGCCGTGAGGATTTACCAGAGCACTTGATTATCACTCACGAAGAAATCAATGACAAGTCAGTTGAAGGCGTACGTCACAGATATCTACCAGGTTTCTCTGTGCAATTCCACCCAGACGCAGCTCCTGGGCCACATGATGCAAGTTATCTATTTGATGAGTTCATCGAGATGATGGAAGCTTTCAAACAAGCAAACTAA
- a CDS encoding aspartate carbamoyltransferase catalytic subunit: protein MSENQQALNHVVSMEDLTVDQVMKLIKRGIEFKNGARLPYEDHPIVSNLFFENSTRTHKSFEVAEIKLGLERLDFDVKTSSVNKGETLYDTILTLSALGVDVCVIRHPKVDYYRELIASPTITTSIINGGDGSGQHPSQSLLDLMTIYEEFGHFEGLKVAIAGDLDHSRVAKSNMQILKRLGAELYFAGPEEWRSQEFADYGQFVTIDEIVDQVDVLMLLRVQHERHESGAVFSKEGYHAQHGLNQERYNRLKEEAIIMHPAPVNRDVEIADHLVEAPKSRIVQQMTNGVFVRMAILESVLASRKAK, encoded by the coding sequence ATGTCAGAAAATCAACAAGCACTCAACCATGTGGTGTCCATGGAAGATCTCACTGTGGATCAGGTTATGAAATTGATTAAACGAGGGATTGAGTTTAAGAATGGAGCTCGGTTGCCTTACGAAGACCATCCCATTGTTTCCAATCTTTTCTTTGAAAATTCGACAAGAACGCATAAATCGTTTGAAGTTGCGGAGATCAAACTAGGATTGGAACGACTTGACTTTGATGTAAAGACAAGTTCAGTCAACAAGGGTGAGACACTCTATGATACCATCCTAACCTTATCCGCACTGGGGGTAGATGTCTGCGTTATTCGTCACCCTAAGGTTGATTACTACAGAGAATTGATTGCGAGTCCGACAATCACGACTTCGATTATCAACGGTGGTGACGGTTCAGGGCAACATCCTAGTCAGAGTCTGCTTGATTTAATGACAATTTACGAAGAATTTGGACATTTTGAAGGACTCAAGGTTGCGATTGCTGGAGACTTGGACCATTCACGTGTTGCCAAATCCAATATGCAGATTTTGAAACGCTTAGGTGCAGAGCTCTACTTTGCAGGACCTGAAGAATGGCGAAGTCAAGAATTTGCGGACTATGGACAGTTTGTTACCATTGATGAGATTGTTGATCAGGTGGATGTTCTGATGTTGCTTCGGGTTCAACATGAACGTCACGAAAGTGGAGCCGTCTTTTCAAAAGAAGGCTATCATGCTCAACATGGCTTGAACCAAGAACGCTACAATCGCTTAAAAGAAGAAGCAATCATTATGCATCCTGCTCCAGTAAATCGGGATGTAGAAATTGCTGACCACTTGGTTGAAGCTCCAAAATCACGTATTGTCCAACAAATGACCAATGGAGTCTTTGTTCGAATGGCAATCTTAGAATCCGTATTGGCAAGTAGAAAAGCCAAATAA
- the pyrR gene encoding bifunctional pyr operon transcriptional regulator/uracil phosphoribosyltransferase PyrR — MKTKEVVDELTVKRAITRITYEIIERNKDLNKIILAGIKTRGVFIAHRIQERLEQLENISVPVVELDTKPFRDDVKSGEDTSLISVDVTDREVILVDDVLYTGRTIRAAIDNIVGHGRPARVSLAVLVDRGHRELPIRPDYVGKNIPTSRSEEIIVEMTELDGQDRVLITEEA, encoded by the coding sequence ATGAAGACAAAAGAAGTTGTTGACGAATTAACCGTCAAGCGAGCAATTACGCGTATCACTTATGAAATTATCGAACGCAACAAAGATTTGAATAAAATTATTTTAGCGGGAATTAAAACACGTGGTGTCTTTATTGCTCACCGTATTCAAGAACGCTTGGAACAATTGGAAAACATCTCAGTTCCTGTTGTAGAATTAGATACTAAACCTTTCCGCGACGATGTTAAGAGTGGTGAGGATACTTCATTAATTTCTGTCGATGTAACAGACCGCGAAGTCATTTTGGTGGATGATGTGCTCTATACAGGCCGTACAATCCGTGCTGCTATCGATAACATTGTCGGACATGGTCGTCCAGCGCGCGTGAGTCTTGCGGTACTAGTTGACCGTGGACACAGAGAATTGCCAATTCGTCCAGATTACGTTGGGAAAAATATTCCAACCAGTCGTTCGGAAGAAATCATCGTTGAGATGACAGAACTTGATGGCCAAGATAGAGTTTTGATTACTGAAGAAGCTTAA
- the nth gene encoding endonuclease III: MVLSKKRARHVIEEIIALFPDAKPSLDFRNHFELLVAVMLSAQTTDAAVNKATPGLFAAFPTPQAMADASESEIAKHISRLGLYRNKAKFLKKCAQQLLDDFGGQVPQTREELESLAGVGRKTANVVMSVGFGIPAFAVDTHVERICKHHDIVKKSATPLEVEKRVMDVLPPEKWLAAHQAMIYFGRAICHPKNPECEHYPQLYDFSSL; encoded by the coding sequence ATGGTTTTATCCAAGAAACGCGCCCGTCATGTCATAGAGGAAATCATTGCTCTATTTCCCGATGCAAAACCTAGTCTAGACTTTCGCAATCATTTTGAGCTTTTGGTTGCCGTTATGCTATCTGCTCAGACGACAGATGCTGCAGTCAACAAGGCCACACCAGGTCTCTTTGCAGCGTTCCCTACGCCTCAAGCCATGGCAGATGCCAGTGAGAGCGAAATTGCAAAACATATTTCTCGTCTAGGTCTTTATCGAAACAAAGCAAAATTCCTCAAAAAATGTGCCCAACAACTTCTGGATGATTTTGGCGGTCAAGTTCCTCAGACCAGGGAAGAATTAGAAAGCTTAGCTGGTGTTGGGCGTAAAACAGCTAATGTAGTCATGAGTGTGGGTTTTGGAATTCCAGCTTTTGCGGTAGATACCCATGTGGAGCGCATTTGTAAACACCATGATATTGTTAAAAAATCAGCTACACCACTAGAGGTTGAAAAACGTGTCATGGATGTCTTGCCACCAGAAAAGTGGTTGGCGGCGCATCAGGCCATGATTTACTTTGGTCGTGCTATCTGTCATCCCAAAAATCCAGAATGCGAACACTATCCACAGTTATACGATTTTAGTTCATTATAA